In one Rhopalosiphum padi isolate XX-2018 chromosome 3, ASM2088224v1, whole genome shotgun sequence genomic region, the following are encoded:
- the LOC132925492 gene encoding uncharacterized protein LOC132925492 produces MSTNDRNVQKVTKFETGTRKSTQAPLTANRDCFDDEDGDEDEDEDDHNPDYACINGNCKVTGLGAARSSCTDDILLKTLIAKYTKRLLAKLENIAGNVPEESEHTDAIVRLRKKFQRLLKDMDQPGGPSDSSNVLLNKYDCLRMAYYSVLDGIKAEKKTTVQDNNKNEKQENRENNEKLENRENNEKLEKRENSENNEKLDKFKKTENPEKFQNGEKLEKLENSEKRLVCEYCGKQMKSSGMTWGPNIRSDKDNFQKEPFELKSFLKNRFFIYFPCLCCMFGKSD; encoded by the exons ATGTCCACGAACGATAGAAACGTACAGAAGGTAACCAAGTTTGAAACCGGAACGAGGAAAAGCACACAGGCACCGTTGACAGCCAACCGCGATTGTTTCGACGACGAAGACGGAGACGAAGACGAAGACGAAGACGACCACAATCCCGACTATGCGTGTATAAATGGCAATTGTAAGGTCACCGGATTGGGGGCAGCTCGTTCGTCGTGCACCGACGATATCTTGTTAAAAACTCTGATTGCAAAGTATACCAAAAGGTTATTGGCAAAACTGGAAAACATTGCGGGTAACGTGCCGGAAGAAAGCGAGCACACGGACGCGATAGTACGACTGCGAAAAAAGTTTCAACGGTTACTGAAGGACATGGATCAGCCGGGTGGGCCGTCCGACTCTTCGAACGTATTACTGAACAAATACGACTGCCTTCGCATGGCATACTACAGTGTACTCGACGGGATCAAAGCGGAAAAAAAAACCACCGTCCAG gataacaataaaaacgagAAACAAGAGAACCGTGAAAACAACGAGAAACTCGAGAACCGCGAAAACAATGAGAAACTCGAAAAACGGGAGAACAGTGAAAACAATGAGAAACtcgacaaatttaaaaaaactgaaaaccCTGAGAAATTCCAAAATGGcgaaaaattggaaaaattggAAAACTCGGAGAAACGCCTGGTCTGCGAATATTGTGGCAAACAGATGAAGTCTTCTGGTATGACGTGGGGACCAAATATTCGTTCCGACAaagataattttcaaaaagaaCCATTCGAATTGAAGTCCTTtcttaaaaatcgatttttcatttatttcccGTGTTTGTGTTGCATGTTTGGGAAGTCTGACTGA